Proteins from a genomic interval of Orbaceae bacterium lpD02:
- the mutS gene encoding DNA mismatch repair protein MutS, translated as MNENLNTNHTPMMQQYLKLKAENPDILLFYRMGDFYELFYDDAKKASQLLDISLTKRGASAGEPIPMAGVPYHAVEGYLAKLISLGESVAICEQIGDPAISKGPVERKVVRIVTPGTVSDELLLEDRKDNLLAAIWQEPSGYGYATLDISSGRFHVFECDNKETMQAELQRTSPVEILYPEDFKSMVLIENRHGLRRRPLWEFDLNTARQQLNMQFGTKDLIGFGVEQSIKALKAAGCLLQYVKDTQKTSLPHIRSIIKESHDNFIILDAATRRNLEITENLSGSTENTLAKILDKTQTAMGSRMLKRWLHAPIRDLMVLNQRQTSISELQNHYQEIQPLLKQIGDIERILARLALHSARPRDFARLRDAYNILPVLQQSLKHIDNSYLIALSQYINTFDDIADLLNHAIIEAPPVLIRDGGVIAEGYNAELDELRALAAGATSYLDQLEIRERQTLGIDTLKIGFNAIHGYYIQISRGQSHLAPIHYTRRQTLKNAERYIIPELKEYEDKVLTSKGKALALEKSLYEELFAILLPQLGQMQKSAESLAELDVLATLAERAETLNYSCPKLTTEKGIHIENGRHPVVEKVLSEPFIANSLALSHQRRMLIITGPNMGGKSTYMRQAALITLLAYIGSFVPASHASIGPIDRIFTRIGASDDLASGRSTFMVEMTETANIMHNSTEHSLVLMDEIGRGTSTYDGLSLAWACIEALANQTKAMTLFATHYFELTQLPESINGVYNVHFDAIEHDNTIAFMHAVADGAASKSFGIAVAGLAGVPNSILKRAKQKLKELELLSKNSSHSHVDSSQLNFITEPEVSEVEAALHAIEPDSLTPKQALEVLYKLKNLL; from the coding sequence ATGAATGAAAATCTAAATACCAACCACACCCCCATGATGCAGCAGTATTTAAAGTTGAAAGCTGAAAATCCCGATATTTTATTATTTTATCGAATGGGTGATTTTTATGAGCTATTTTATGATGATGCTAAAAAAGCATCGCAACTGTTAGATATTTCCCTCACTAAGCGTGGCGCTTCGGCGGGTGAACCAATCCCAATGGCGGGCGTTCCTTATCATGCGGTTGAAGGTTATTTGGCTAAATTAATTTCACTCGGTGAATCGGTGGCGATTTGTGAACAAATTGGCGATCCCGCAATCAGTAAAGGCCCGGTTGAGCGCAAAGTAGTGCGCATTGTTACGCCTGGTACGGTCAGTGATGAGTTATTACTTGAAGATCGCAAAGACAATTTATTAGCCGCTATTTGGCAAGAGCCGAGCGGTTATGGTTATGCAACACTGGATATTAGTTCTGGCCGTTTTCATGTGTTTGAGTGCGATAATAAAGAAACCATGCAAGCAGAGCTACAGCGCACAAGCCCGGTTGAAATACTCTATCCTGAAGATTTTAAATCGATGGTGCTAATTGAAAATCGCCACGGTTTACGCCGTCGACCACTTTGGGAGTTTGATTTAAATACCGCCAGGCAGCAACTTAATATGCAATTTGGCACCAAAGATTTAATCGGCTTTGGGGTTGAGCAATCAATTAAAGCGTTAAAAGCAGCAGGCTGCTTACTGCAATATGTTAAAGATACCCAAAAAACCTCGTTACCACATATTCGTTCCATCATCAAAGAGTCTCATGACAACTTCATTATTTTAGATGCCGCGACAAGGCGTAATTTAGAGATAACCGAAAACTTATCGGGTAGTACCGAAAATACGTTAGCAAAAATATTGGACAAAACCCAAACCGCGATGGGTAGCCGCATGCTAAAGCGTTGGCTACATGCGCCAATTCGCGACCTAATGGTACTAAACCAACGGCAAACATCAATTAGCGAGCTGCAAAATCATTATCAAGAGATTCAGCCGCTATTAAAACAAATTGGTGATATTGAGCGCATTTTAGCAAGGCTTGCCCTGCACTCAGCAAGACCGCGAGATTTTGCTAGATTGCGCGACGCTTATAATATCTTACCGGTGTTACAACAAAGTCTTAAGCATATTGATAACTCTTATTTAATTGCGCTTAGCCAATACATCAACACCTTTGATGATATTGCCGATTTACTTAATCACGCTATTATCGAGGCGCCGCCAGTGTTGATCCGTGATGGAGGGGTGATTGCCGAAGGTTATAATGCCGAGCTTGATGAACTTCGTGCTTTAGCGGCTGGCGCGACCAGTTACCTTGACCAGCTAGAAATTAGGGAGCGCCAAACATTAGGTATTGATACGCTAAAAATCGGTTTTAATGCTATTCATGGGTATTATATTCAAATTAGCCGCGGCCAAAGCCATTTGGCGCCAATTCATTATACGCGCAGACAAACCTTAAAAAATGCTGAGCGCTATATTATTCCCGAATTAAAAGAGTATGAAGATAAAGTACTGACCTCAAAGGGCAAAGCACTGGCACTTGAAAAATCCCTGTATGAGGAGCTATTTGCAATATTATTGCCACAATTAGGTCAAATGCAAAAAAGTGCAGAATCATTAGCCGAACTTGATGTACTTGCAACGTTAGCAGAGCGGGCTGAGACATTAAATTATAGTTGTCCTAAATTGACTACGGAAAAAGGGATCCATATTGAAAATGGCCGCCATCCGGTGGTTGAAAAGGTATTATCCGAGCCGTTTATCGCCAATTCGTTGGCTTTATCACATCAGCGGCGAATGTTAATTATTACCGGCCCCAATATGGGCGGTAAAAGTACCTATATGCGGCAAGCCGCGCTAATTACCTTACTCGCTTACATTGGTAGTTTTGTGCCAGCGTCACATGCCTCAATTGGTCCAATTGACCGTATATTCACCCGGATCGGCGCATCAGATGATTTAGCCTCTGGCCGCTCGACGTTTATGGTCGAAATGACCGAAACCGCCAATATTATGCATAACTCGACTGAACATAGCCTCGTACTGATGGATGAGATAGGCCGTGGCACTTCCACTTACGATGGTTTATCGCTAGCTTGGGCATGTATTGAAGCATTAGCGAATCAAACCAAAGCGATGACGCTTTTTGCAACTCATTACTTTGAATTAACGCAGCTGCCAGAAAGCATTAACGGCGTTTATAATGTCCATTTTGATGCGATTGAACATGACAATACCATTGCCTTTATGCACGCCGTTGCCGATGGTGCCGCCAGTAAAAGTTTCGGTATTGCCGTTGCAGGACTTGCGGGCGTGCCAAATAGTATTTTAAAGCGCGCTAAACAAAAACTTAAAGAGTTGGAGCTGCTATCTAAAAACTCATCACATAGCCATGTTGATAGTTCACAATTAAACTTTATCACTGAACCCGAAGTGTCAGAGGTCGAAGCGGCGTTACACGCTATTGAGCCTGATTCATTGACACCAAAACAAGCATTAGAAGTATTATATAAATTAAAAAATTTACTCTGA
- a CDS encoding CDP-glycerol glycerophosphotransferase family protein, translated as MNPFKLIRKKINTLKQNMIKQEQNTWCFVPYGDDFTGNIKAVFEQAKKENIKIVILTSSISFIKYQEHSIIINSAINKYFFESSVIICDQMLSIYRFFKYIDLKKKPIVNVWHGIPIKNMFRTSIQNSNPFLQHEDFNFHIIASSESDAISMGKSFGIPKSKVHITGLPRIDFLFSTFDCMKEEEKKINELTINKKLILFAPTWRDDNNSYYQFSNDELINLSNFLIKFNCIIGIREHFHHKNNSYYNQLSSIGAINLDNREFTNIEVLLKKASLLITDYSSCYFDFLFLRKPCISFSFDYIKYNNKERGFLYDLHDVFERKLCFRFQDVINELENIMKSTHLQENDCLKFNKFFKFNDNLNTNRVISLVKQLTFSKHT; from the coding sequence ATGAATCCATTTAAATTAATTCGGAAAAAAATAAATACACTAAAACAAAATATGATAAAACAAGAACAAAATACTTGGTGTTTTGTTCCATATGGAGATGATTTTACAGGCAACATAAAAGCTGTTTTTGAACAAGCTAAAAAAGAAAACATAAAAATAGTAATATTAACAAGCTCAATATCATTTATAAAATACCAAGAGCATTCAATTATTATTAATTCAGCAATTAATAAATATTTTTTCGAATCAAGTGTCATTATTTGCGATCAAATGCTCTCAATATATCGATTTTTTAAATATATTGATCTGAAAAAAAAGCCAATTGTCAATGTTTGGCATGGTATTCCAATCAAAAATATGTTTCGAACATCTATTCAAAACTCTAATCCATTCTTACAACATGAGGACTTTAATTTTCATATAATTGCAAGTTCTGAGTCTGATGCAATCTCTATGGGAAAATCTTTTGGCATTCCTAAATCTAAAGTACATATCACTGGATTGCCAAGAATTGACTTTCTATTTTCAACTTTTGATTGTATGAAAGAGGAAGAAAAAAAAATTAATGAGTTGACCATAAATAAAAAATTAATCCTTTTTGCTCCAACATGGCGAGATGACAATAATAGCTATTATCAATTTAGTAATGATGAACTTATTAATCTCTCAAATTTTTTAATAAAATTTAATTGCATTATTGGAATAAGAGAACATTTTCATCACAAAAACAACTCGTATTATAATCAATTATCCTCTATAGGTGCAATAAATCTTGATAATAGAGAATTCACAAACATTGAAGTCTTATTAAAAAAAGCATCATTACTTATTACAGACTATTCTAGTTGTTATTTTGATTTCCTTTTTTTAAGAAAACCATGTATTAGTTTTTCATTTGACTATATTAAATATAATAACAAAGAGCGGGGATTTTTATATGATTTGCATGATGTCTTTGAAAGAAAGCTTTGCTTTAGATTTCAAGATGTAATTAATGAATTAGAAAACATAATGAAAAGTACACACCTTCAAGAGAATGATTGTCTTAAATTTAATAAATTTTTTAAATTTAATGATAACCTAAATACGAATAGAGTCATATCTCTTGTAAAGCAATTAACATTTTCAAAGCATACATGA
- a CDS encoding adenylyltransferase/cytidyltransferase family protein: MKKVITYGTFDYFHYGHFMLLKRAADLGDSLIVGLSSDEFNTKKNKQSLLSFDKRKEVLESFNFIDLIITENSWEQKIGDIKNHNIDILFMGSDWSMKFDYLKKYCDIVYVPRTPKISTSLIKKIL, translated from the coding sequence ATGAAAAAAGTCATTACTTATGGCACGTTTGACTACTTTCATTATGGTCATTTTATGTTATTAAAAAGAGCCGCTGATTTAGGAGACTCATTAATTGTTGGCTTATCTAGTGATGAGTTTAACACAAAAAAAAATAAACAATCATTGTTGAGTTTTGACAAAAGAAAAGAAGTATTAGAGTCATTCAACTTTATTGATTTAATTATCACTGAAAATTCTTGGGAACAAAAAATAGGAGATATAAAAAACCATAACATAGATATTTTATTTATGGGATCTGACTGGAGTATGAAATTTGATTATCTCAAAAAATATTGTGATATAGTTTATGTACCAAGAACACCTAAAATCTCTACATCTTTAATCAAAAAAATATTATGA
- a CDS encoding DUF1440 domain-containing protein — MINLFAMSDKKYRHVCGMFYIGIIAGIFSALVKSGFETLIPPRTVETMPPPMVLLEKLGFDVSTMNYEWLGIAINWGGNGVHILFSIVMAIIYCISSEYFPKAKMLHGVVFGVGVSVFAHGLVVPLLGLSGWLWLAGPQALISEFVGTAFWIWSIEAIRLDLRYRFFKHS, encoded by the coding sequence ATGATTAATTTATTTGCAATGTCAGACAAAAAATATCGCCACGTATGTGGGATGTTTTACATTGGTATTATTGCCGGTATATTTTCAGCATTAGTTAAATCAGGTTTTGAAACACTTATTCCACCAAGGACTGTCGAAACTATGCCGCCTCCAATGGTTTTATTAGAAAAACTCGGCTTTGATGTGTCGACAATGAATTATGAGTGGCTAGGCATTGCTATAAATTGGGGTGGCAACGGTGTACATATTTTATTTTCAATAGTTATGGCGATAATATACTGCATCTCATCTGAATATTTTCCTAAAGCAAAAATGCTACACGGTGTTGTTTTTGGGGTAGGTGTTTCGGTATTTGCTCATGGTTTAGTGGTGCCGTTACTTGGTTTATCGGGTTGGTTATGGTTAGCAGGCCCTCAAGCGTTAATATCAGAATTTGTCGGCACCGCATTTTGGATTTGGTCTATTGAAGCGATTAGACTTGATTTAAGGTATCGATTTTTTAAACACAGTTAA
- a CDS encoding IS1182 family transposase (programmed frameshift), which translates to MLRKPTPATPEKIEQISLEALVPQNHLVRKIAKIIDFEFIRDAVASLYCKDNGRPAEDPVRLFKIMLLGYLFGIPSERRLVQEIQVNLAYRWFLGMGLTEKVIDASTLSQNRRRRFNDSDIYQQIFDNIVEQAIAKGLISGRILYSDSTHLKASANKGKACNEKRIIEPSQYINELNNAIEEERATHGKKPLAPRTETRYKAVKISTTDRESGFMHREGKPKGFFYLDHRTVDGKHNLITDTHVTAGNVHDSQPYLARLKRQVTRFNFAPVGVGLDAGYFTAPICHLLLAEQIYPVIGYRRPNHGANAIRKRQFIYDSQRDTYICPNGQSLIYKTTSREGYRHYHSKACVCKQCPLLSQCTQSKNSLKIITRHIWEADKEKANNIRLSKWGKKVYARRKETVERSFADAKQHHGHRYARFRGLAKVQMQCLLAATAQNIKKIALKLFLLLYFRSLLNGFNKILIKNRIYG; encoded by the exons ATGCTTAGAAAACCGACACCAGCAACCCCTGAAAAAATAGAACAAATATCGCTCGAAGCCCTTGTTCCTCAAAACCACCTTGTCCGTAAAATTGCTAAGATTATTGATTTCGAATTTATTCGTGATGCAGTGGCATCCCTTTATTGTAAGGATAATGGACGCCCGGCAGAAGATCCCGTCAGATTATTCAAAATTATGTTATTAGGTTATCTTTTCGGCATTCCCAGTGAGCGGCGATTGGTGCAAGAAATACAGGTTAACTTAGCTTATCGTTGGTTTTTGGGGATGGGATTAACCGAAAAAGTGATTGACGCGTCAACCCTAAGCCAAAATCGTCGACGTCGATTTAATGATAGTGACATTTATCAACAGATTTTTGATAATATTGTCGAGCAAGCTATCGCGAAAGGCTTAATTAGCGGCCGTATCTTATATTCGGATAGCACGCATCTTAAAGCCAGTGCCAATAAGGGAAAAGCATGTAATGAAAAGCGTATTATAGAGCCGAGCCAATATATTAATGAGTTAAATAACGCGATTGAGGAAGAGCGGGCTACACATGGAAAAAAGCCTT TAGCGCCAAGGACGGAAACACGGTATAAAGCCGTTAAAATCAGCACCACCGACCGAGAAAGCGGTTTTATGCATCGGGAAGGCAAACCTAAAGGGTTCTTTTATCTTGACCACCGAACGGTTGATGGTAAACATAATCTAATTACCGATACGCATGTTACGGCGGGAAATGTTCATGATTCTCAACCTTATCTTGCTCGGCTCAAACGGCAGGTCACTCGGTTTAACTTTGCGCCTGTTGGTGTGGGTCTTGATGCGGGGTATTTTACCGCCCCTATTTGCCATTTATTGTTAGCTGAGCAGATATATCCCGTAATCGGTTATCGCAGGCCGAATCATGGTGCGAATGCCATACGAAAACGGCAGTTTATTTATGATAGTCAACGCGATACCTATATCTGCCCCAATGGGCAATCACTGATTTATAAAACGACAAGTCGAGAAGGTTACCGTCATTATCATTCTAAAGCATGTGTTTGCAAGCAGTGTCCGTTATTATCACAGTGTACACAAAGTAAAAATAGTCTGAAAATCATTACTCGCCATATCTGGGAAGCCGATAAAGAAAAAGCGAATAATATTCGTCTAAGTAAATGGGGTAAAAAAGTTTATGCGAGACGAAAAGAGACCGTCGAGCGAAGTTTTGCTGACGCCAAACAACATCATGGACATCGTTATGCGAGATTTAGAGGGCTTGCTAAGGTTCAAATGCAGTGTTTGTTAGCCGCAACAGCACAAAATATAAAGAAAATAGCGCTAAAGCTATTTTTATTGCTCTATTTTAGGTCACTTTTGAATGGATTTAATAAAATTTTAATTAAAAATCGTATTTATGGCTAA
- a CDS encoding transposase, protein MSKYSRNLKISIANEFLSGVSSEILSKKYSICSSQIRYWGQVVAIHSNDSFQPTSHLRDAQARLQALELMWANDWSLGYTSAMLNLVSPGILSAWLNRYREKDSSGLHINLEEDYP, encoded by the coding sequence ATGTCAAAATACAGTCGAAATTTAAAAATTAGCATTGCTAATGAATTCTTATCAGGAGTATCATCGGAAATACTTTCGAAAAAATATTCTATATGTTCTAGCCAAATAAGGTATTGGGGGCAAGTGGTCGCGATTCATAGTAATGACTCTTTTCAACCAACATCGCATTTACGTGATGCGCAAGCAAGATTACAAGCGCTGGAGTTAATGTGGGCAAATGACTGGTCTCTCGGGTACACGAGTGCCATGCTTAATTTAGTCTCGCCAGGGATTTTGTCAGCTTGGCTTAATAGATACCGTGAAAAGGATTCGTCGGGCTTGCACATCAATCTAGAGGAAGACTATCCATGA